Proteins encoded within one genomic window of Magnetococcales bacterium:
- a CDS encoding leucyl/phenylalanyl-tRNA--protein transferase, whose amino-acid sequence MPVFRLSPEPLFPPVELAEENGLLAVGGDLSVKRLLSAYSQGIFPWYSEGQPILWWSPDPRMVLVPAALHRPRSLEKFLRRSPFRITFDQAFDEVIHACATVRQQGEGTWITAEMAQAYIRLHRQGFAHSVEAWLPGDPPQLAGGLYGVALGGVFFGESMFHRVSEASKAAFVTLADHLQTLGYRLIDCQMNTDHLARFGAREIPRPDFLRQLREALALPAPDWSAAT is encoded by the coding sequence ATGCCGGTATTCCGACTTTCCCCGGAGCCGCTCTTTCCGCCGGTGGAGTTGGCGGAAGAGAACGGCCTTTTGGCGGTGGGCGGGGATTTGTCGGTAAAGCGATTGCTGTCGGCCTATTCCCAAGGCATCTTTCCCTGGTATTCTGAGGGACAACCGATCCTGTGGTGGTCTCCGGACCCGCGCATGGTTCTCGTTCCCGCTGCGTTGCACCGACCCCGCAGTCTGGAGAAGTTTCTGCGCCGTTCCCCCTTTCGCATCACCTTCGATCAGGCTTTTGACGAGGTGATTCACGCCTGCGCTACGGTGCGGCAGCAGGGGGAGGGCACCTGGATCACGGCGGAGATGGCCCAGGCCTATATCCGCCTGCACCGGCAGGGTTTTGCCCACTCGGTGGAGGCCTGGCTGCCCGGCGACCCGCCGCAACTGGCCGGTGGGCTCTACGGGGTGGCTTTGGGAGGGGTATTCTTCGGCGAGTCGATGTTCCATCGGGTCTCCGAAGCCTCCAAAGCAGCCTTCGTCACCTTGGCCGACCATTTGCAGACCCTCGGCTACCGCCTCATCGACTGCCAGATGAACACCGACCACCTGGCCCGCTTCGGCGCCAGGGAGATTCCCCGTCCCGATTTTCTGCGGCAACTCCGGGAGGCTCTGGCCCTGCCGGCCCCCGATTGGTCAGCCGCCACCTGA
- the polA gene encoding DNA polymerase I → MSEPQCFLIDGSGYYYRAFHAIRNLNRRDGFPTNAVYGFMKMLQRLVDEHHPDYLAVIYDTRVPTFRHQLFPQYKATRKPMPDELRVQIPVIKEMVGAYNIPQFEREGFEADDVLGTLACRMRDAGCRVAIVTGDKDLMQLVGPNIRLLDTMKEVWIEEEGVVARWGVGPDKVVEVIGLAGDASDNIPGVAGIGEKTAALLIRQFGDVESLLARTREISQPKRREQLESQAEQARLSRKLAIIDCAVPMEVQPSQLLRGPIDLPRLKALYQEMELSSLLRELERQPPSQPEAAPPVEEPSAVPPTTLSYHCVITQSEFQAFLQQLRQRKAFAVDTETTSADPTRAELVGISIAWRAGEAWYLPVGHTAEAAPEGQLDRDRVLADLKPLLEAEEIAKTGQNLKYEQVVFGRYGIRLAGIRRDAMLYSYLLYNVQRRHNLDTIASEELGRTTITFKEVTGSGRKQRTFDEVPLEQAAPYACEDAEVAWQAADRLEAHLNRYPSLVKLYREVELPLVPVLADLEATGALVDRGVLAGLSEHFQKRREELEKQIYLSAGREFNINSTQQLGEILFAADQLGLKGSKRTKTGFSTDATVLNRLAEQGHPIAEQVLDYRSLTKLQNTYTDALQTLIHPESGRLHTSFNQAVTLTGRLSSSEPNLQNIPIRSEDGRRIREAFVAPPGWKLLCADYNQIELRLLAHLGGIPRLLEAFRLGQDIHSATAADLFGVTVERVTSDQRRAAKTINFGLVYGMSVFGLAKRLEVDVFEAREFMNRYFARYQGVREFMDSTKDLARSQGYVETIMGRRCFIRDLDASNRNLREVAERTAINAPLQGSASDLIKLAMIRLHRRLRQEGLASRMVLQVHDELVLEVPEAELEVVQPLVREAMEGVWSLTVPLKVDLGIGDHWAEAH, encoded by the coding sequence ATGTCCGAACCCCAATGCTTTCTCATCGACGGCTCCGGATACTATTACCGGGCCTTTCACGCCATTCGCAACCTGAACCGCCGGGACGGGTTTCCCACCAATGCGGTCTACGGGTTCATGAAGATGTTGCAGCGGCTGGTGGATGAACACCACCCCGACTATCTGGCGGTGATCTACGATACCCGTGTCCCCACCTTTCGTCACCAGCTCTTCCCACAATACAAGGCCACCCGCAAACCCATGCCGGACGAATTGCGGGTGCAGATTCCCGTCATCAAGGAGATGGTGGGGGCCTATAACATTCCCCAGTTCGAAAGGGAAGGTTTCGAGGCGGACGACGTATTGGGCACCCTGGCCTGTCGCATGCGCGACGCCGGTTGCCGCGTGGCCATTGTGACCGGGGACAAGGATCTGATGCAACTGGTGGGGCCGAATATCCGCCTGCTCGATACCATGAAGGAGGTGTGGATCGAGGAGGAGGGGGTCGTGGCCCGCTGGGGGGTGGGACCGGACAAGGTGGTGGAGGTCATCGGCCTGGCGGGGGATGCTTCGGACAACATTCCCGGCGTGGCGGGCATCGGCGAGAAGACGGCGGCCTTGTTGATCCGCCAGTTCGGCGATGTGGAGTCCTTGCTGGCCCGCACCCGGGAGATTTCCCAGCCCAAACGTCGGGAGCAGCTCGAAAGCCAGGCGGAACAGGCCCGTCTCTCCCGCAAGCTGGCCATCATCGACTGTGCGGTGCCCATGGAGGTTCAACCCTCGCAACTGTTGCGTGGTCCGATTGATCTGCCGAGGCTGAAGGCGCTGTATCAGGAGATGGAACTCTCCTCCCTGCTGCGGGAGCTGGAGCGGCAACCCCCGTCCCAACCCGAGGCCGCGCCCCCTGTCGAAGAGCCTTCCGCTGTGCCTCCGACCACCCTGAGTTATCATTGCGTGATCACCCAGTCGGAGTTCCAGGCGTTTCTGCAACAACTGCGGCAGCGCAAGGCCTTTGCCGTGGATACCGAAACCACTTCCGCCGATCCCACCCGCGCAGAGCTGGTGGGCATTTCCATCGCCTGGCGGGCGGGAGAGGCCTGGTATCTGCCGGTGGGACACACCGCCGAGGCCGCCCCGGAGGGACAGCTCGATCGCGACCGGGTGCTGGCCGATCTCAAGCCGTTGCTGGAGGCGGAAGAGATCGCCAAAACCGGCCAGAACCTCAAATACGAGCAGGTGGTCTTCGGACGTTACGGTATCCGTCTGGCGGGCATTCGCCGGGACGCCATGCTCTACTCCTATCTGCTTTACAATGTGCAGCGTCGCCACAACCTCGACACCATCGCCTCCGAAGAGTTGGGGCGCACCACCATCACCTTCAAGGAGGTGACGGGCAGCGGTCGCAAGCAGCGCACTTTCGACGAAGTGCCGCTGGAACAGGCCGCCCCTTATGCCTGCGAAGATGCCGAGGTGGCCTGGCAGGCGGCGGACCGGTTGGAAGCGCACCTGAACCGTTATCCCTCTCTGGTGAAACTTTACCGGGAGGTGGAGTTGCCGCTGGTGCCGGTACTGGCCGATCTGGAGGCCACCGGGGCTCTGGTGGATCGTGGTGTGCTGGCCGGTCTCTCCGAACACTTCCAAAAGCGGCGGGAGGAGCTGGAAAAGCAGATTTATCTCTCGGCGGGGCGGGAGTTCAACATCAACTCCACCCAGCAGTTGGGGGAGATTCTCTTCGCCGCCGATCAGTTGGGGCTGAAGGGCAGCAAGCGCACCAAGACCGGTTTTTCCACCGATGCCACGGTATTGAACCGGCTGGCGGAGCAGGGTCATCCCATTGCCGAGCAGGTGTTGGACTATCGCAGCCTGACCAAGTTGCAGAACACCTATACCGATGCGCTGCAAACCCTGATCCATCCCGAAAGCGGGCGACTGCACACCAGCTTCAATCAGGCGGTGACCCTGACGGGGCGTCTCTCCTCCTCGGAACCCAATCTGCAGAATATTCCCATCCGTTCGGAAGATGGTCGTCGCATTCGCGAGGCTTTTGTGGCGCCGCCCGGCTGGAAGCTGCTTTGCGCCGACTACAACCAGATCGAATTGCGTCTTCTGGCCCATTTGGGGGGGATTCCCCGGTTGCTGGAGGCCTTTCGTCTGGGGCAGGACATCCATTCGGCCACGGCGGCGGATCTCTTCGGTGTGACGGTGGAGCGGGTGACTTCCGATCAACGCCGGGCCGCCAAGACCATCAACTTCGGTCTGGTCTACGGCATGAGCGTTTTCGGTTTGGCCAAGCGGCTGGAAGTGGATGTTTTCGAAGCCCGGGAGTTCATGAATCGCTATTTTGCCCGCTATCAGGGGGTTCGGGAGTTCATGGATTCCACCAAGGATCTGGCTCGCAGTCAGGGTTATGTGGAAACCATCATGGGGCGGCGCTGTTTCATTCGGGATCTGGATGCTTCCAATCGCAATCTGCGGGAGGTGGCGGAGCGCACGGCCATCAATGCGCCGTTGCAGGGTTCGGCTTCCGATCTGATCAAGCTGGCCATGATCCGGCTGCATCGGCGCTTGCGGCAGGAGGGTTTGGCCAGTCGCATGGTGTTGCAGGTCCATGACGAGTTGGTGCTGGAGGTGCCGGAGGCGGAACTGGAGGTGGTGCAGCCGCTGGTGCGGGAGGCCATGGAGGGGGTGTGGTCCCTGACGGTTCCGTTGAAGGTTGATTTGGGCATCGGCGACCACTGGGCCGAGGCGCACTGA
- a CDS encoding DUF2782 domain-containing protein codes for MVESIIQDRRGRHPWRMILPFCLFFLSLPPGMSQETDFPPAWQPPSFQGRLVTRFNESSPDGAPMEIRLFENDAGDQLREFSIGGRAFLIEVSPVRDGEEEYHLVDLDGDGRFEERRTGLALQLTVPHWALHLAPPRETP; via the coding sequence ATGGTCGAAAGCATAATCCAGGATCGTCGCGGACGCCACCCATGGCGGATGATTCTCCCCTTCTGCCTCTTTTTCCTCTCCCTGCCACCGGGCATGAGCCAGGAGACGGACTTTCCCCCCGCCTGGCAACCCCCCTCCTTTCAGGGCAGGCTGGTCACCCGCTTCAACGAATCCTCTCCGGACGGCGCTCCCATGGAAATCCGCCTCTTCGAAAACGATGCGGGCGATCAGTTGCGCGAGTTTTCCATCGGAGGCCGCGCCTTTCTGATCGAGGTCTCGCCCGTCCGGGATGGCGAGGAGGAGTATCACCTCGTGGACCTGGACGGCGACGGGCGCTTCGAGGAGCGTCGCACCGGTCTGGCCCTGCAGTTGACCGTCCCCCACTGGGCCTTGCATCTGGCGCCCCCCCGCGAGACGCCCTGA
- a CDS encoding MFS transporter encodes MPHYLALSAFYGLFFAALGVWLPFWPLYLKEIGFEAQAIGLAAALGQGIKVLGPPLWGHLADRGSRHRVTVFTSFATLLAFVPFFFMDNSLPFLLIAIAFYNFFHSSPMILVEATTMEVVEREGWNYGRIRLWGSLGFIVCSNTMGWVVGWWGLSSLLWTMLLLLGSHALLSLFLPRPTRHPPSGTHPPGSGLFHRPGVRWFYLSTLFMQFSHGAYYGFMSLHLAANGYSPTAIGALWGVGVVAEVVLLIYARDLVARLGVGRLLSFSLLMAVLRWGLFSLTVSWPGLVLGQLLHAFTFGAFHVSGVRRTFEMAPLHSRTTAQTWYSAFSYGLGGGLGLMLAGQLFSLGSTLLFGVMAAAASLGWLASQRSIHCFAQEPLKE; translated from the coding sequence ATGCCCCACTACTTGGCGCTTTCGGCCTTCTACGGCCTCTTTTTCGCCGCGCTGGGCGTCTGGCTGCCCTTCTGGCCCCTCTATCTCAAGGAGATCGGCTTCGAAGCCCAGGCCATCGGCTTGGCCGCCGCTCTGGGCCAGGGCATCAAAGTCCTGGGCCCGCCGCTCTGGGGTCATCTGGCGGATCGCGGCTCCCGTCACCGGGTGACGGTTTTCACCTCGTTTGCCACCCTCCTGGCTTTTGTGCCCTTCTTCTTCATGGACAACTCCCTCCCCTTCCTGTTGATCGCCATCGCTTTCTACAATTTCTTTCATTCCAGTCCCATGATTCTGGTGGAAGCAACCACCATGGAAGTCGTGGAACGGGAAGGGTGGAACTACGGACGCATTCGCCTCTGGGGTTCCCTGGGTTTCATCGTCTGCTCCAACACCATGGGATGGGTGGTGGGATGGTGGGGCTTGTCCTCCCTGCTGTGGACCATGCTCCTTCTGTTGGGCAGCCATGCCCTGCTCTCCCTGTTTCTGCCGCGCCCGACCCGGCATCCGCCTTCGGGAACCCATCCCCCCGGCAGTGGTCTGTTTCACCGTCCGGGGGTGCGCTGGTTCTATCTCTCCACCCTGTTCATGCAGTTTTCCCACGGGGCCTATTACGGCTTCATGTCGCTGCATCTGGCGGCCAACGGCTACTCCCCCACCGCCATCGGCGCTCTTTGGGGCGTGGGGGTGGTTGCGGAAGTGGTGTTGCTGATCTACGCCCGAGACCTTGTGGCCCGTCTGGGCGTGGGCCGTCTGCTCTCCTTTTCGCTGCTGATGGCCGTCTTGCGGTGGGGTCTCTTCAGCCTGACCGTCTCCTGGCCCGGTCTGGTGCTGGGTCAACTGCTGCACGCCTTCACCTTTGGCGCTTTCCATGTTTCGGGAGTGCGGCGCACCTTCGAGATGGCCCCGCTGCACAGTCGCACCACGGCGCAAACCTGGTATTCCGCCTTCTCCTACGGCCTGGGTGGCGGCCTGGGCCTGATGCTGGCGGGGCAACTCTTCTCCCTGGGATCGACCCTGTTGTTCGGCGTCATGGCTGCCGCTGCATCGTTGGGCTGGCTGGCCAGTCAACGCTCCATCCACTGTTTTGCCCAGGAACCGCTCAAGGAGTGA